The region CCATGAACATCTTCAGCTCCGCTTTGAACCCAGTCGGTTATGCTGAGTCCAAGTGAATAGTACACCCAGTTTGTCAGCATGCCAAGGGCAAGTGAACAAACTATTATTGTTCCAAGATAGATAAAAGCAGAGCGTTTGCCCAGAAGTTTGGCCACAACTGTAAAGGATGCTGCGTTTGTAGCCGGTCCTGCAAGCAGGAATACCAACGCTGCTCCGGGTGAAAGGCCTTTTAGAGCCAGTGCTGCTGCAATCGGAGTAGATGCTGTTGCGCATACATAGAGTGGAACAGCCGCTGCAAGCATGATTAATAATGGCAGAAAGCCGTCTCCTAGATTTCTTTCAATAAATCCGTCAGGAATAAGTGCGCCGAACATACCTGCCAGAATAACTCCGAAGATAAACCATGTTCCGATATCCTGTAGTAAGTTACCGAATGAGTATTTCATCCCATTTGAAATTTTCCCCATGAACGTTGAAGGCGCTTCTGATTCTTCACAGCCGCAACCTGAGCAGCAACTTGAGTCTGAACAGCTTTGTTCTTTGTCGTGGGAATGGTCATGAGTGTGTCCGTGATTATGGTCATGTTGAAAAAGAATCGCATCAGGTATTAGTGGAGAGGTGTGTCCGTTCTTTTTCTCACCTCTATCAACCATTATCCCAGCAATTACGGCAGTAAAAAATGCTGCAACAGGTCTTAATATTGTCATAATCGGATCGAGCAGTGCGTATGTTACAGCTATTGAGTCAACGCCTGTTTCCGGGGTAGAAATCAGAAATGAGGTTGTGGCCCCTTTGCTTGCTCCCTGTTGTCTTAATTGTGCTGCGGCTGGGATTACACCACAACTGCAAAGCGGAATGGGAACACCTAGAAGCGATGCTTTGAATATGTCAGATGTTTTGCCGGATCCTAAATTTTTAGAAATAAATTCCGGTCCCACAAATGCTTTGAGAAGTCCTGCAATAAAAAATCCGAAAAGTATGAAAGGTGCGGATTGAAGCAGCACTTCCCATGACTCAAATACAATTCTAGTTAAAATATCGATCATTTTTCTCTCCTGTCTGGTACGCATCCTTCGTTTGTAAGATGTGCCAGCGCAGTTTGAATTATTGTTTCGACGTGGCTGTCATCGAGCCTGTATAAAGCTTTTCGCCCTTGCTTTTCAAAACGAACCATTCGGGCAGAGCGGAGAATTCTAAGTTGATGGGAAACAGCTGAATGGCTCATCTCTAAAATCTCCGCAAGGTCGCATACGCATAGCTCCCGTATTGAGAGTGCGTGTAAAATTGTGATTCTTACCGGTTCACCAAGAATTTTAAAAGTTTCAGCAATATCTTCCATTGTTTGTTTGGAGCACATCTTACCTTTGGCAATATCTACTGCATCAAGATTTGGATTATGTCCGCAACATGAGTCGGTATGGTCATTCATATTAAAACCTCTAAATGTTAACATGTGATCATTTGTTCATATGTTAATCCTTAAGGGGAATAGGTCAAGTGAAAAGTCGGCCAATACGTTACATGCAAAGCTATTATAAATTAACATAATGATTTGCCGAATTTTTTTAAATCATATAATCTGATATGTAATTTAAAATTTTAGGTCTTCTATAAAGAAACTTTTGTTTATTTGGGGATTGTAATGAATAAGGCAAATGTGATTGGTACAGGTATTGTTTATTTTATAGTAATTATGGTCACTTTTTTACTCGTGCCGACTGTTTATGCCGCGCAGACAGAAGAGCAGGTTAAGACAACTGATATTGCAGATGAGATCATTACAATGTCTTGGCTTGATCGTCTTAAGTGGGAAAATGAAGATAAGAGCGTTCAAATTAAAATCGGTGGGTTTTATAGTTTCGACTGGGCGCAAATTAGTGAAGATAGTAGAGTCGGGTCTGTTTATGACCCTGTGCAGAACCATAAAGAAGAAGTCCGTTGGGCTGAGCCTAATATCGGCTTAAAACTTTATGATCGTTTTGAATTTCGCTTTCAA is a window of Desulfovibrio sp. UCD-KL4C DNA encoding:
- a CDS encoding SO_0444 family Cu/Zn efflux transporter, which produces MIDILTRIVFESWEVLLQSAPFILFGFFIAGLLKAFVGPEFISKNLGSGKTSDIFKASLLGVPIPLCSCGVIPAAAQLRQQGASKGATTSFLISTPETGVDSIAVTYALLDPIMTILRPVAAFFTAVIAGIMVDRGEKKNGHTSPLIPDAILFQHDHNHGHTHDHSHDKEQSCSDSSCCSGCGCEESEAPSTFMGKISNGMKYSFGNLLQDIGTWFIFGVILAGMFGALIPDGFIERNLGDGFLPLLIMLAAAVPLYVCATASTPIAAALALKGLSPGAALVFLLAGPATNAASFTVVAKLLGKRSAFIYLGTIIVCSLALGMLTNWVYYSLGLSITDWVQSGAEDVHGLFYTISAILLVGLIAVPKTISIIKGNSGSAHSH
- a CDS encoding helix-turn-helix transcriptional regulator; translated protein: MNDHTDSCCGHNPNLDAVDIAKGKMCSKQTMEDIAETFKILGEPVRITILHALSIRELCVCDLAEILEMSHSAVSHQLRILRSARMVRFEKQGRKALYRLDDSHVETIIQTALAHLTNEGCVPDRREK